From the Oleiphilus messinensis genome, one window contains:
- a CDS encoding outer membrane beta-barrel protein, with product MIFLAGFKHFKYTWSQVLLCLVLAAQALPMVGYAEEITPERNLLVVEVIDPFVELKTGPGRGYPVFFVVRRGEQILLLKQKTGWIKVETREGHHGWVTREQLAKTLALDGTAVEFVDVTREGYHDRRWEVSVLAGQFASATSLTLSGAYLFTDNISMEMQATQVLGDFSESQLVNIGITHQPWPLWRWSPYFGLGIGKVRILPKATLVKEKKRLEDAVHVGIGLRYYLGGRFFGRFEYRESSFFTERDDNEEAEEWKIGLGVFF from the coding sequence ATGATCTTCTTGGCAGGATTTAAACACTTTAAATACACCTGGTCACAGGTGTTGCTCTGTCTTGTTTTGGCGGCACAAGCTTTACCAATGGTTGGTTATGCTGAGGAGATTACCCCAGAGCGAAATCTCCTGGTGGTTGAGGTGATTGATCCATTTGTTGAACTCAAAACCGGGCCCGGTCGGGGGTATCCGGTATTTTTCGTGGTGCGCCGCGGCGAGCAAATTTTATTGCTGAAGCAAAAAACTGGATGGATCAAGGTTGAAACCCGAGAAGGGCATCACGGCTGGGTGACCCGGGAACAGCTGGCAAAAACATTGGCTTTGGACGGCACCGCCGTTGAATTTGTAGATGTTACCCGTGAGGGTTATCACGACCGTCGATGGGAAGTCAGTGTACTTGCGGGGCAATTTGCCAGCGCAACATCCTTGACCCTGAGTGGTGCGTACTTATTCACAGACAATATCAGCATGGAAATGCAGGCTACCCAGGTTCTGGGCGACTTTTCGGAATCGCAACTGGTCAATATTGGCATTACCCATCAACCCTGGCCCCTTTGGCGTTGGTCTCCGTACTTTGGCCTGGGTATTGGCAAGGTTCGCATTCTTCCCAAAGCCACATTGGTGAAGGAAAAGAAACGATTGGAAGACGCCGTGCATGTCGGGATCGGGTTGCGATACTACCTCGGAGGACGCTTTTTTGGTCGCTTTGAGTACCGGGAAAGCAGTTTTTTTACTGAACGAGATGATAACGAAGAAGCAGAAGAATGGAAAATTGGACTAGGTGTATTTTTTTAG
- a CDS encoding peroxiredoxin family protein, protein MKQFNQNVNHQAGNLNFRSREHVVGVLGIALVFSLLLSVPNPSSANTPAPDFTLKSTTGQNLRLNDYRGQVVLLNFWASWCGPCRQEMPELEKIQQKWSKYGFTVLAVNVDAQQALADKFLQSQSVSFPVLYDHQNRVTQLFEVKAMPSTVLIDRNGIARHWHMGYQPGYELEYESQVKALIRE, encoded by the coding sequence ATGAAGCAATTCAATCAGAACGTCAACCACCAAGCAGGAAACTTGAATTTTCGGAGTCGGGAACATGTTGTCGGTGTGCTTGGTATCGCGCTGGTATTCAGCTTGTTGTTGAGTGTCCCGAATCCATCTTCCGCGAATACGCCCGCACCGGACTTCACGCTGAAAAGTACCACCGGTCAAAATCTTCGACTCAATGATTACAGGGGCCAGGTGGTCTTACTGAATTTTTGGGCTTCATGGTGTGGACCCTGCCGGCAGGAAATGCCGGAACTGGAGAAAATCCAACAGAAATGGAGCAAATATGGCTTTACCGTTTTAGCGGTCAATGTGGATGCCCAACAGGCGTTGGCCGACAAGTTTCTGCAAAGCCAGTCCGTCAGTTTTCCTGTGCTTTACGACCATCAGAATCGTGTCACCCAACTATTCGAAGTCAAAGCAATGCCGTCCACAGTATTAATCGATCGAAACGGTATTGCCAGACATTGGCACATGGGTTACCAGCCGGGATATGAGCTGGAGTATGAATCCCAGGTGAAAGCATTGATTCGAGAATGA
- a CDS encoding outer membrane beta-barrel domain-containing protein — protein MAAVLLSAVVQSEEAVPPTSEVSVEYQRSPPVIQPEVVPRPVSESDINADDFELGLTIGLISIEDFETSYLLGGRLAYHISEDVFAELNVGYAEAGTTSYEALSGSAQLVPDGDRDMLLYNLSVGYNLFPGEAYWSDSYTFNTRMYLVAGLGATDFAGDNRLTLNVGWGYQFLLTDRFAIHFMVRDHIFDNDLLGVDKTTHNFEMSTQWSVYF, from the coding sequence TTGGCAGCGGTTCTGTTATCGGCTGTCGTACAGTCAGAGGAAGCAGTCCCGCCAACTTCTGAAGTCAGTGTCGAGTATCAAAGATCGCCTCCGGTTATTCAGCCGGAGGTGGTTCCCAGGCCGGTATCTGAGTCAGATATTAATGCAGATGATTTCGAGCTGGGACTGACGATTGGCCTGATCAGCATCGAAGATTTTGAAACCAGTTATTTGTTAGGCGGGCGCCTTGCCTACCATATAAGTGAAGACGTGTTTGCCGAACTGAACGTCGGCTACGCTGAAGCCGGCACGACGAGTTATGAAGCGCTGAGCGGCTCGGCTCAACTGGTACCTGATGGTGATCGCGATATGCTGCTGTACAACCTTAGTGTCGGCTACAACCTGTTTCCCGGTGAAGCCTACTGGAGTGATTCCTATACGTTTAATACGAGAATGTATCTGGTTGCGGGTTTGGGAGCGACGGACTTTGCCGGTGATAATCGGCTGACATTAAATGTCGGCTGGGGGTACCAGTTCTTGTTAACGGATCGTTTTGCCATTCACTTTATGGTTCGAGATCACATATTTGATAATGATTTGCTGGGAGTAGACAAAACGACCCATAACTTTGAAATGAGTACACAGTGGTCCGTCTATTTTTAA
- a CDS encoding DUF3570 domain-containing protein produces MFIRPVKGRAAQKVFPGVGVVVIEQYPKRNNVIQFCRVWGLSALLCFSGNSNSAVLPEDDVSLLYHRYEGGGMKIDGPSVLIRKSMGSQVSVNANYYVDKVSSASVDVLATASPYREERTEISVGVDYLINKGTVSLSFTDSDESDFAAQSFHFDLSQDFFGDLTTLNIGYSRGWDEVGKTGAVNFSEEADRRHYRMGLTQVLSKTALLTFSYELISDEGYLNNPYRQVRFLVQDEGGDRVDYQDEVYPHTRTSNALAVKATHYLPYRAALSGQYRFFTDSWGIRAHTAELAYVHPFENQWILDLKYRYYQQTSADFYQDLFPYRDAQNFLARDKELSRFSSNSIGLGISYEFPETAWGQIDSGTISILYDYMLFDYDDFRNAVRQDLAPGTEPLYSFNADVTRLLLNLRY; encoded by the coding sequence ATGTTTATCAGGCCCGTGAAGGGGCGCGCGGCGCAGAAGGTGTTTCCGGGGGTGGGTGTGGTTGTAATTGAGCAGTACCCGAAGCGAAATAATGTGATTCAGTTTTGCCGGGTCTGGGGGCTGAGCGCGCTGTTGTGCTTTAGTGGCAATTCCAATTCAGCTGTTTTGCCGGAAGATGACGTCAGTCTGCTTTATCATCGCTATGAAGGCGGCGGAATGAAAATTGATGGGCCTTCTGTACTGATACGCAAATCAATGGGTTCACAGGTCTCCGTGAATGCGAATTACTACGTGGACAAAGTCAGCAGTGCATCTGTAGATGTGCTGGCAACTGCAAGCCCTTATCGCGAGGAGCGAACTGAAATAAGTGTCGGCGTCGACTATCTCATTAACAAAGGTACTGTGAGCCTGAGTTTTACGGACAGTGATGAATCTGACTTTGCAGCACAGTCATTTCATTTCGATCTCTCACAGGATTTTTTTGGTGATTTAACGACGCTCAATATCGGGTATTCACGGGGTTGGGACGAAGTAGGGAAGACCGGGGCAGTCAACTTTTCGGAAGAGGCGGACCGCAGGCATTACCGGATGGGGCTGACCCAGGTACTCAGCAAAACTGCACTGCTTACGTTTAGCTACGAATTGATCAGCGATGAAGGCTATCTCAACAATCCTTATCGCCAGGTACGGTTCCTGGTCCAGGATGAGGGGGGAGATCGCGTGGATTATCAGGACGAGGTTTACCCCCATACCCGAACCAGCAATGCACTGGCAGTAAAGGCCACCCATTACCTGCCTTATCGAGCTGCACTGTCCGGACAGTACCGCTTTTTCACTGACTCCTGGGGGATTCGCGCCCATACGGCGGAGCTGGCTTACGTTCATCCGTTTGAAAACCAGTGGATCCTTGATCTTAAATATCGTTATTACCAGCAAACCAGTGCTGATTTTTATCAGGACTTGTTTCCATACCGCGATGCCCAGAATTTCCTGGCACGGGACAAGGAGCTTAGCCGTTTCTCATCGAACAGTATCGGTCTGGGGATCAGCTATGAATTCCCGGAAACGGCATGGGGACAGATTGATTCGGGGACAATCAGTATATTGTACGATTATATGCTGTTTGATTATGACGATTTCCGCAATGCAGTGAGACAGGATCTCGCACCAGGAACCGAGCCGCTTTACAGCTTTAATGCCGATGTTACGCGGCTTTTACTCAATTTGCGTTATTGA
- a CDS encoding HzsA-related protein codes for METPQNRLALGLNCGSRRILTLACVYTLALLAACDSGIGSDNQNPDPVVQSFPVAYVKRPLMDPEGRRYVRDLRDPARFNPGAVLYLKPQASASATAVDISSAAFISDDQPTPVYDVKDVSVSLDGERLLFAMRAPGDEDETTWNIWQYEIASGGLTRIIQSDTIANQGHDISPQYLPDGNIVFASTRQRQSKAVLLDEGKPQFSALEEDLRNPAFNLHTMAEDGSDITQITFNPSHDIDPGVLPTGQIVFSRWNNVGNNSAFDLYRVNPDGADLSLLYGHHSHDSGAGVQGQFSKPLPGGVGLEGEVFAAFTPVNSGQLGGDIVRINTDDYSDRDQLAKPDPGQVGEGIEPGQVSIAPDAIRLDSRPALGGRYLSAEPLRDGTQRYLISWSACRLQWQVEEENGDPAPRIVPCAGRIDSNGTILDESRSYTLAEPLYGLWIYDPAAGSRIPLLQPEENVVFADAVVAGVPNEKLIEQGTRGPSSDEELAAGEAGFGIVHIRSVYDLDGADISESGIAVLANPVQTRASERPARFLRVSKAVGIPPEAVHNTPESAFGVSRRLGMREILGYTPIEPDGSSTFRVPANVAFAIDVIDQNGLRIFEPHLSWLQVRPGETLECNGCHTGESRYPHRRDSEGLGSINVGASTTGLPHPGTHPELFADMGETMAETLARIQGVPDLLPDLSYQDNWTNPELSTPNAATALRYSDLATPAPVTASCAQNWTVFCRTVIHYETHIQPLWQLARTRIDNETGVLVEDHTCVTCHSALSSDTSVQIPAGQLDLTAQVSERNAAHMTSYQELLAGDDEQAIVDGLLVDRTVPVFDGEGNPVLVVDDTGEPILDAQGNPVVQVTTIPVERVMNPGDAWGSERFFPKFSAGGIHAGWLQPAELRLIAEWLDNGAQYYNDPFKVPEQ; via the coding sequence AGCGGTATTGGCAGTGATAATCAAAATCCGGACCCCGTCGTGCAATCCTTTCCGGTGGCTTATGTCAAGCGCCCCTTGATGGACCCGGAGGGACGGCGCTATGTTCGGGATCTGCGAGATCCTGCCCGATTCAATCCGGGTGCGGTATTGTATTTGAAGCCTCAGGCTTCAGCCTCTGCTACAGCCGTGGATATCAGCTCTGCAGCCTTTATAAGCGATGATCAGCCCACACCGGTGTATGACGTCAAAGATGTTTCCGTTTCCCTGGATGGTGAGCGACTTCTGTTTGCCATGCGTGCGCCCGGCGATGAAGATGAAACCACCTGGAATATTTGGCAATACGAGATCGCCTCTGGTGGTCTGACTCGAATTATCCAGTCCGATACGATTGCAAATCAGGGACACGATATAAGTCCGCAGTATTTGCCTGATGGCAATATTGTGTTTGCATCTACCCGGCAACGCCAATCAAAAGCGGTATTGCTGGATGAAGGTAAGCCGCAATTCAGTGCCCTGGAAGAAGATCTTCGCAACCCTGCTTTTAATCTGCATACCATGGCAGAGGATGGCTCGGACATTACGCAAATTACCTTCAATCCCAGTCATGATATAGACCCTGGTGTGTTGCCGACGGGGCAGATTGTATTCAGTCGCTGGAACAATGTTGGGAATAACAGTGCCTTCGATTTGTATCGGGTGAATCCAGATGGTGCGGATTTGTCCCTGTTGTACGGTCACCATAGTCACGATTCCGGGGCGGGGGTTCAAGGACAATTTTCAAAACCGCTTCCGGGGGGAGTGGGTCTAGAGGGGGAGGTTTTCGCGGCTTTTACCCCCGTCAATTCAGGACAATTGGGTGGTGATATTGTTCGGATCAACACCGATGACTATTCTGATAGGGATCAACTCGCGAAGCCAGACCCTGGTCAGGTGGGGGAGGGTATAGAACCGGGTCAGGTATCAATAGCGCCTGATGCAATCCGGCTGGACAGTCGTCCTGCACTCGGTGGGCGCTATCTCAGTGCGGAACCGCTTCGAGATGGAACACAGCGCTATTTGATCAGCTGGAGTGCTTGTCGACTGCAATGGCAAGTGGAGGAAGAAAACGGAGATCCAGCACCCCGGATAGTACCTTGCGCCGGTCGCATAGACAGTAATGGAACTATTCTTGATGAAAGCCGCAGTTACACATTGGCAGAACCGCTCTACGGCCTCTGGATTTATGATCCCGCAGCCGGCTCCCGAATACCGTTATTGCAGCCCGAGGAAAACGTTGTTTTTGCTGATGCGGTTGTAGCAGGAGTACCAAATGAAAAATTGATTGAACAAGGCACCAGGGGACCCAGTTCTGATGAGGAGCTGGCAGCTGGTGAAGCCGGTTTTGGTATCGTACATATCCGCAGTGTCTATGATCTGGATGGCGCAGATATCTCGGAGTCGGGGATTGCAGTTCTCGCCAATCCAGTGCAGACCCGTGCCAGTGAGCGACCTGCGCGTTTTTTACGGGTCAGCAAAGCAGTCGGAATACCCCCTGAAGCTGTGCATAACACACCAGAGAGCGCCTTTGGTGTCAGTCGTCGGCTGGGGATGCGCGAGATATTGGGTTATACCCCCATTGAACCGGATGGTTCGAGCACGTTCCGGGTTCCTGCAAATGTTGCATTTGCCATCGATGTAATCGACCAGAATGGTTTGCGTATTTTCGAACCCCACTTGAGCTGGTTGCAGGTGCGTCCCGGAGAGACTCTCGAGTGTAATGGTTGCCATACCGGGGAGAGCCGTTATCCTCATCGTCGGGATTCTGAGGGATTGGGATCAATCAATGTTGGCGCGTCCACCACTGGTTTGCCCCATCCTGGCACCCATCCGGAGTTGTTTGCCGATATGGGTGAAACCATGGCAGAGACGTTGGCCCGGATTCAAGGGGTACCTGATCTATTACCTGATCTAAGCTACCAAGATAACTGGACTAACCCTGAATTGTCTACGCCAAACGCCGCAACTGCGCTACGTTACAGTGACCTCGCCACCCCAGCCCCCGTTACAGCGTCCTGTGCGCAAAACTGGACTGTCTTCTGCCGGACTGTAATTCACTATGAGACCCACATACAGCCGCTCTGGCAACTGGCTCGTACCCGCATTGATAACGAGACAGGTGTGCTGGTAGAAGATCATACCTGTGTAACCTGCCATAGTGCCCTGAGTTCAGATACTTCGGTGCAGATTCCCGCCGGACAACTGGATTTAACGGCCCAAGTGTCCGAGCGTAACGCCGCACATATGACCTCTTATCAAGAGCTGCTGGCGGGCGATGATGAGCAGGCGATTGTGGATGGTCTGTTGGTGGACCGCACAGTTCCAGTATTCGATGGAGAGGGCAACCCGGTGTTGGTTGTCGATGACACTGGCGAGCCGATTCTTGATGCCCAAGGGAATCCAGTAGTTCAGGTCACCACAATACCGGTTGAGCGGGTTATGAACCCGGGGGATGCATGGGGCAGTGAACGCTTTTTTCCGAAGTTTAGTGCCGGGGGGATTCATGCCGGTTGGCTGCAACCTGCTGAACTGCGTTTGATCGCGGAGTGGTTGGATAATGGCGCACAATATTACAACGATCCCTTCAAGGTTCCTGAGCAATGA
- a CDS encoding AraC family transcriptional regulator → MQLCIVPLINAAESLTDEIEALKQQAIELNRDLFILEEDLLFPATTQVAIFVSLDVGYFFQLDAVEVEIDGRTVASHLYTERQAAALSKGGLQRIYAGNLKKGEHELTAVFVGVGPNGRDYRRAVTTRFQKSEDPAHLELTIRDSAALQQPEFRVRQW, encoded by the coding sequence GTGCAGCTTTGCATTGTGCCCCTTATAAATGCTGCAGAATCCCTGACAGATGAGATTGAGGCTCTTAAGCAGCAGGCAATTGAGCTCAATCGAGACCTCTTCATTCTTGAGGAAGATCTGCTGTTTCCGGCGACGACACAAGTAGCAATATTTGTATCGCTGGATGTGGGCTATTTCTTCCAGCTGGACGCTGTTGAAGTTGAAATTGACGGACGCACAGTGGCGAGCCACCTGTATACCGAACGACAGGCTGCTGCATTGTCAAAAGGTGGGTTGCAAAGAATCTATGCTGGCAACCTGAAAAAAGGCGAGCATGAGCTTACGGCGGTATTCGTTGGTGTGGGTCCGAATGGGCGTGATTACCGGCGCGCAGTGACAACCCGGTTTCAGAAAAGCGAAGATCCAGCGCACCTGGAGCTCACTATTCGGGACAGCGCAGCGCTCCAGCAGCCCGAGTTTCGGGTGCGACAATGGTAA
- a CDS encoding DUF4266 domain-containing protein, with protein sequence MKIIYQVTHRLPFDVHQSFKAGLSRCLGCLLFVGVFASSGCTSIEPWVMPYERHLLADPIMAVNRHGLAAGYMNHVYQAREGARGAEGVSGGGCGCN encoded by the coding sequence ATGAAAATAATATATCAAGTTACTCATCGCTTACCGTTTGATGTGCATCAGTCCTTCAAAGCGGGCTTGTCCCGTTGCCTGGGTTGTTTATTGTTTGTTGGTGTTTTTGCATCATCCGGTTGCACGAGCATTGAGCCATGGGTCATGCCCTATGAGCGGCACCTGTTGGCAGATCCGATTATGGCGGTTAATCGTCATGGTCTGGCTGCAGGGTATATGAATCATGTTTATCAGGCCCGTGAAGGGGCGCGCGGCGCAGAAGGTGTTTCCGGGGGTGGGTGTGGTTGTAATTGA